TGACGTACGCCCATGATCTCGCCATCGGATGAAGTTGCAGTCACCTCAAGCATTGTAGGTAAAGAGCTTTTTTCAATGGCTAATGAGTGATAGCGAGTGACCTTAAATGGATCGGGCAAATTTTTAAACACACCCACACCTGTGTGATGAATGCTGTCGGTTTTGCCATGCATGACTTTTTGGGCGCGAATGACTTTTCCGCCGAATGCTTCACCAATAGCTTGGTGCCCCAAACAAACACCAAGGATCGGAATTTGACCTGCGTAACGCTTAATGGTTTCGACTGAAATACCTGCCTCAGAAGGGCTGCATGGCCCAGGTGAGATGCAAATGCGCGCTGGATTCAGTTTGGCAATCTCTTCCACAGCAATTTCATCATTGCGAAAGACTTTGACCTCTTCACCTAGTTCTGCAAAGTATTGAACGAGGTTGTAAGTAAAAGAATCGTAGTTATCAATCATTAGGAGCATCGAGTCCTCCTTGTACTAAATCTGCCGCAGTCAATACCGCGCGAGCCTTGGCTTCAGTTTCTTTCCATTCAGCAGTCGGGTCAGAGTCGGCAACGACGCCAGCCCCTGCTTGAGAGTGCAGCATGCCGTCACGGATCACGCCGGTACGAATGGCAATGGCCACATCCATATCGCCTGAGAAAGACAGGTAGCCTACTGCGCCACCATATACGCCGCGCTTCACAATTTCCATTTCATCAATGATTTCCATCGCCCGAATTTTCGGCGCGCCTGATAGGGTACCTGCCGGGAAAGTCGCTCGTAATACGTCCATATTGCTCATATTGTCCAAAAGATCACCCTCTACCGAACTCACGATGTGCTGAACGTGGGAATACTTCTCAATAGACATGGAGTCGGTTACCTTAACTGAGCCAGTCTTGGCAATGCGACCCACGTCATTACGTGCTAAATCAATCAACATCACATGCTCTGCAATTTCTTTGGGGTCAGCCAGGAGTTCTTTGGCTAAACGCTCATCTTCCTCTGGGTTGGCTCCGCGAGGACGGGTGCCGGCTAGCGGTCTGATAGTCACAATTTTCTCGGCAGCCCGTTTTTCTTGCCGCACCAAAATCTCAGGAGATGAACCCACAATTTGCAAATCGCCAAAGTCATAGAAGTACATATATGGCGATGGATTAAGTGAGCGCAACGCTCTGTAGAGAGCTAAAGGTGAGTCCGTAAATGGCTTGCTAATACGCTGACCAATGACAACTTGCATGCAATCGCCAGCCAAAATATATTCTTTAGTTTTGAGTACTGCATTTTCAAAATCGGCTGCTTTGAATTTGCGGACGAGATCAGTTTTAGCGCTTGGTAAAGATGCCGGCATATTTACTGGCTTACTAAGGCAAGCGAGTAATTCTTTTAAGAGATCTTGTGCTTTTTCAAAACCATTAGCAATGCTCGGATCTGCGTAGACAATCAAATAAATTTTGCCCGCAACGTTATCGATCACCGCCAACTCTTCAGTCAACATGAGCTGGATATCTGGTACACCCAATTCATCTGGCAGTTGATGTTTGGCTAAACGTGACTCGATATAGCGAACGGTGTCATAACCAAAATAGCCGGCAAGACCACCACAAAAGCGGGGCATATCAGCTTGCAAGGCCACCTTAAAACGCTTGAAATAAGCGTCCACAAAATCGAGTGGATTATCAGTATTAGTCTCAACTACTTTCCCATCAGTCACTACTTCGTTGACTGGTGTTGAAGGGGTGCCAACAGTTCTGACAATCGTCCTGGCAGGCAGGCCAATAAAGGAGAAGCGGCCGAAACGCTCGCCACCTAGAACAGACTCCAATAAGTAGGTATTGGTCTTGCCAAATGCTTGAGTCAGTTTGACGTAGAGTGATAGTGGCGTCTCTAGGTCTGCCAATACTTCTTTGATCAGGGGAATACGATTGAAACCCTGCTTTGCTAGAGCGTTAAATTCTGCAAGCTGCATTACGCTTTTCCTGACTTTCCTAATTCAGTGCGCATTGCTTGAATTACCTTTGCATAATTTTCTTGTGCATAAATTGCTGAGCCTGCAACAAAAGTATCTGCGCCTGCTCGTGCTACCTCTGCAATATTATCGACTTTAATTCCACCATCTACCTCAAGACGAATGTGTCGACCAGTCTCAGCCTGGTAGCGATCGAGGCGTGTGCGAACTTGAGCAATCTTATTCAGAGTGCTTGGGATAAATGATTGACCACCAAATCCTGGATTTACGGACATGAGTAATACAAGATCTAATAATTCCAAGGTGTGATCGAGATGGTCTAGCGGCGTGGCCGGATTTAAAACAAGACCCGCTTGACATCCCTGATCGCGAATCAAGTTCAATGTGCGATTGACATGAGGGCTTGCTTCAGGATGAAAGCTAATTAAATTGGCACCCGCTTTAGCAAAGTCAGGGACGATGCGATCTACCGGCTCGATCATTAAATGCACATCGATCACCGCAGGCTTCCCATCTTTATTTGCATAAGGTCGAATAGCCTCGCAAACCAAGGGGCCAATGGTAAGGTTGGGCACATAGTGGTTATCCATCACGTCAAAGTGAATCCAATCAGCGCCTGCCACTAAAACGTCCTGAACTTCCTTGCCAAGGCAGGCAAAGTCAGCCGACAAAATGGATGGGGCAATAACAAATTGACTATTTGAGGATGATTTTTGGCTTTCCATCCCTAGATTCTAGCTTGCAGTTGGCCTTAGGATGGAGCAGAATTCGTCCATGAATCCCCACGAAATGAGCATTACGGTCAAAGCCCAGTACCTTCCTGAGCAATCTGACCCCGATAACCGCCAATTTGCCTTTGCTTATACGGTAACTATCCGCAATACGGGGACGGCCAGTATTCAGGTAATTGCCCGCCATTGGTTCATTACAGACGGGGATAACGATGTCCAGGAGGTCCGAGGCCTGGGCGTTGTTGGGCAGCAACCGCTATTACGCTCTGGAGAGCACTTTGAGTACACCAGCTGGGCAACTTTGCCTACTCCCGCCGGAACAATGCGTGGGGAGTATTTCTGTGTCACTGAGGATGCCCAGTTCTTTCAGGCCCCTATCCCAGAGTTTGCCCTGGTGATGCCACGTACCCTGCATTAATGTAGGGTGGTGAGAATGCTATTTTTTGCCGTTGCCGGTCCAAAGAACAATAAATAACAAAAGTCCTAAGGCAACAGCGCCTTCAAAAACAAACAGTAGCATTGGGTATTCATCGAGTAAATTGGCAATCATGATTTCTAAATTTAAATTAGTTCCGTTAAGTGTATTCGCTATCCTCATAGCTAGCTTGATTGTTGGATGTTCTACGCCTCCTACTCGGGGGACGGGATATCGCTCAAGTGGTTCCGGCGCTTCGCCATCAAGCTATAGCTCCTCGATTGCAAGCTTTAGCGCTGTCTCTTGGCAAGCCTTACCTGGATGGCAGGAAGACGACTTGTCTCAGGCTTGGCCTGCTTGGTTAAAAAGTTGTGATGCTTTGCGTAAGAAAAGTACTGATGTGAACTGGCGCTCAGTGTGTGCCCAGGCTGCCAATGTATCCAGCCGTGATACGCAGGCTATTCGTAAATATTTTGAAAATAATTTTCAAGCTTATGAAATTCGCAATAGCTCCGGTAGTGACACGGGCTTGATCACAGGTTATTACGAACCGGTAATGAATGGTTCACAAGCTCGTACGAGTACTTATAACGTGCCGCTCTACGGCTACCCTAATGCCTGGCGCAAGTCTAAGCCCAACCCAGGCCCAAGCCGTGCTGAGCTAATGAGTTCTGGTGTCTTGCAGGGCTCTGAAATTGCTTGGGTACAAGATCCAGTGGCAGCAGCGTTCATGCAAATTCAAGGCTCTGGAAAAATTCGTCTTGAGGATGGACGCATCCTGCGCCTAGGTTATGCGGGCACCAATGATCAGCCCTTTAAATCCTTTGCTCAGTGGTTGTTAGATCGCAAAGAAATCACACGCAGTGAAGCAACGATGCAAGGCATTTCACAATGGGCCAAGCGTAATCCCGGCCAAGTAAATGAAATGCTCAATGCCAATCCCCGTTTCGTTTTCTTTAAAGAGTTGCCCGGTAACGTTTCTGCTGATTTAGGCCCTAATGGCGCTCTCGGTGTTCCGCTCACAGCTGAGCGCAGTATTGCGGTAGATTTACAAGCCTTGCCACTGGGTGCACCTGTCTTTTTAGCAGCTACTAAACCATTGAGTAGTCAGCCTTTGCAAAAGCTGGTGATGGCGCAGGATACGGGTAAGGCAATTGTGGGCGGCGTGAGGGCAGACTACTATTGGGGATCCGGCGATGCTGCTGGAGAGATGGCGGGTCGTATGAAACAAAATGGCAGGATGTGGTTGTTGTTACCGCGTTAATTAATACTTTTCACTGAAAGAAATTCATGAGCTACAAAACAATTTTGACTGAGGTGGACGGTAAGGTTGCCACCATTACTTTGAATCGCCCTGAAGTATTGAATGCCTTGAATGATCAACTCATGGAAGAGCTTGGCGCTGCATTATTGGCATTTGACGCGGACGACAATATTGGTTGCATGATCGTTACTGGCAGTGAAAAAGCATTTGCTGCTGGAGCGGATATTGCTTCAATGGCCAAGTATGGTTTGAAGGATGTTTATCGCGGAGACTTTATTACCCGTAACTGGGAAGAGATCAAAAAAGTACGTAAGCCTGTAATCGCTGCTGTCTCTGGCTATGCCCTGGGCGGAGGCTGTGAGTTGGCCATGATGTGCGACACGATCATGGCGGCGGATAACGCTAAGTTTGCTCAGCCTGAGGTGAAGTTAGGAATCATTCCTGGGGCTGGAGGCACGCAACGTTTGCCTCGCGCGGTATCCAAAGCAAAAGCGATGGATCTAGCTTTGACGGGCCGCATGATGGATGCCGCTGAAGCTGAGCGCTCCGGTTTGGTTGCAAGGATCTTCCCACAAGCAGATTTGCTGAAAGAAGTTAAAGCAATTGCCAAAGGAATTGCAGATATGCCTTTGTTAACCGCAATGATGGTGAAAGAAAGTATCAACACTGCTTATGAAACCACTTTGTCTGAAGGTATTCATTTTGAGCGCCGCCTCTTTCATGCTTGTTTTGGAACGAATGACCAGAAAGAAGGCATGGCTGCATTCATGGAAAAGCGCCCAGCCAAATTTACCAACTCTTAATTCAATAGTTTAAGAGAAAGTTTGAAAGAACTCAGTTTTTTTCTAGGAAGCGTTGAGCTAGTTTAACCCAATAGCTCACGCCGATTGGAATCAAGGAGTCATTGAAGTCGTAAGAGGGATTGTGTAAGTGGCATGGACCCATGCCATGACCTACTGAGCGATGATCGCCGTCCCCATTGCCTAAGAATACGTAACAGCCGGGCTTTTCTAGCAACATAAACGCGAAGTCTTCCGCGCCCATCGTAGGATCGATTGAAGCATTTACATTCTGCTTGCCAACCAGTTCACTCATGACTTCGGTTGCAAATTCCACTTCGTTGGTATGATTAATAAGAGGCGGGTAATTTCTAGAAAACGTAATTTCTGCTTGGCAATCAAATGCGCCTGCAACGCTATGAGCGATTTCTCGTAAACGTTGCTCGATTAAATCTAAGACATCCAAAGTAAATGTACGTACCGTACCGCCAATGAAGGCGCTATCCGGAATGACATTGCTCGTTTCGCCCGCATGAAATTGCGTGATGGACAAAACAGCAGCATCTACAGGACGCTTATTGCGTGTAATGATGCTCTGTAATGCAAGCACTACTTGGGCGCCAGTAAATACTGGATCTGCGCTATTGTGGGGTAAGGCGGCGTGACCGCCTTTGCCTGTGATGGTAATTTCAAAAGTATTGCTTGAAGCCATCATTGGGCCAGGGGTCACTCCAAAGTGACCTTCTGCCAAGCCGGGCCAGTTATGCAAGCCAAATACTGCGTCGCATGGAAACTCTTTGAAAAGTCCATCCTTAATCATTTCATTCGCACCAGCACCACCTTCCTCTGCTGGTTGGAAAATAAAAATCACAGTGCCTTTGAAGTCGCGGTGATTTGATAAATATTGCGCCGCTCCAAGTAGCATTGCTGTGTGACCATCATGTCCACAAGCATGCATTTTTCCGGGGTTTGTTGATGCATGAGCAAAGTTGTTGTGCTCCTGCAATGGAAGCGCATCCATATCAGCGCGCAAACCAATCATTTTTCCGGGACCTAAGTCACCATCCAAACGACCTACAACACCCGTTTTTCCCATGCCACGATAGACTGTAATTCCCCAGCTAGAAAGCGCTTCCGCAACTAGATCGGCAGTGCGATTTTCTTCGAAACGCAATTCAGGATGCGCATGAATATTGCGTCGAATTTCTTGAATAGCTTCCGCGGAGTCAATAATTTCTGGGGATAAATGCATCCCTTCATCTTATCCGAAAGTCTTTGGATATGCCTTTCGGGCTAAATTACCGCAAATTAATTGTTCGGTAATTGAATGTGCTTTGCAGCAAAACCCAAGGCTTCAATTGAATATGGGCTGTTATCGGCTTTTTGGAGTTCTTTTGGAAGCGCTGGTATGAGGCCTAAAAATGGGGCGTCTATTCTGGCTTGTAGAGTCTGAATATTTTCTTCAAGCAAAGGCATTTCGGTGGATAGGGTATTTGCTACCCATCCCGCAATATTTAAGTTACGCGCTTTGATTGCCTCACAAGTTAGGAGGGCATGATTAATGCAGCCTAATTTCATGCCGACTACCAGGATGATGGGCAATTTAATTGCTTTCGCGAACATCGCTAAATCTTCCTGATTATTGAGGGGGACGATTAAGCCGCCAGCACCTTCAACCACAACGCAATCTGCTTGATTTTGAATGTTCTGAAAACCCTGCAAGATCACACCCATTTCAAGTTTCAGTCCTTGATGTGCCGCCACTAAATGGGGGGCAGCTGGTTGGTCCAATATATAAGGACACAAACTCAATGCACTAGAGTCAAGGTTTGAGGCAATACGGAGTGTTTCCAAATCCTCATTCAGAGTCTTGTCTTTCCCATCTTGATAGGTTCCAGCGACAACTGGTTTAAAACCAATCGCATTGATTCCCTGTTCGCGCAATTTCAGAATGAGAGCACCGCTCACCAAAGTTTTTCCAACCTCAGTGTCTGTACCGGCGACAAAGAAGCCTGTGGCCTTACTCATGAGAGCCTTTTTGAATGACTGCTTGCTCAATAGCTTTTAAGGTGTGGATTAGTTGACGCACATCTGCTTCGCTATGGTTAGCAGAGAACGTAATGCGTAATCTTGCACTGCCATTGGGTACGGTAGGAGGACGAATAGCAGGAATCCAATATCCAGCATCATCAAGTAACTTAGCGGCGAGCAGGGCATTGGCATTGCTGCCCAAAATAACGGGCTGTATGGCGGTACAAGAAGGCACCTTTGACCATTGAGAAAATTGCATTTCATCTTGCCAGATACCAATCAGTTTGTTGAGATGAATGCGGCGATTGATGCCCTCGTCACTTTCAATGATTTTCAAGCTCTTTGAGAGAGTGTGTGCTATCGCAGGTGGTGTTGCAGTGCTGTAAATGAAAGGGCGACCCTTTTGAATGAGCCACTCAATAAAAGTGTCTTGTGCACAAACAAAGGCGCCGCTGACGCCTGCAGCTTTTCCAAGTGTGCCAATATAAATAATACGATCAGAGCAGATACTTTCCTGCTCCAAAATGCCATGACCTTGTTTGCCCAATATTCCGAAACCATGAGCATCATCCACAAGTAATAGTGCATCGTATTGCTCAGCAAGTTTTAACAATCCCTTAATTGGAGCGAGGTCACCATCCATACTGAAGACGCCATCAGTAACAATGATCTTTAGTGGATGTTGATCTGTTTTCAGTAATTCATTTAATGTGTCAAGTTGCATGTGATCAAACAGCGCGACATTTGCTTGAGTCTGAGCGGCCGCTAAACGAATGCCATCAATTAAAGAAGCATGGTTTAGCTTGGCTGAATAAATGCTAGTAGATTTTTGCCGCGCAAGTCTCGCTAGACCTGTGATGGCGGTAAGGTTGGCAAGATAGCC
This is a stretch of genomic DNA from Polynucleobacter sp. JS-JIR-II-b4. It encodes these proteins:
- a CDS encoding aminodeoxychorismate/anthranilate synthase component II; the encoded protein is MLLMIDNYDSFTYNLVQYFAELGEEVKVFRNDEIAVEEIAKLNPARICISPGPCSPSEAGISVETIKRYAGQIPILGVCLGHQAIGEAFGGKVIRAQKVMHGKTDSIHHTGVGVFKNLPDPFKVTRYHSLAIEKSSLPTMLEVTATSSDGEIMGVRHKELAVEGVQFHPESILSEHGHALLKNFLQNK
- the trpE gene encoding anthranilate synthase component I, with amino-acid sequence MQLAEFNALAKQGFNRIPLIKEVLADLETPLSLYVKLTQAFGKTNTYLLESVLGGERFGRFSFIGLPARTIVRTVGTPSTPVNEVVTDGKVVETNTDNPLDFVDAYFKRFKVALQADMPRFCGGLAGYFGYDTVRYIESRLAKHQLPDELGVPDIQLMLTEELAVIDNVAGKIYLIVYADPSIANGFEKAQDLLKELLACLSKPVNMPASLPSAKTDLVRKFKAADFENAVLKTKEYILAGDCMQVVIGQRISKPFTDSPLALYRALRSLNPSPYMYFYDFGDLQIVGSSPEILVRQEKRAAEKIVTIRPLAGTRPRGANPEEDERLAKELLADPKEIAEHVMLIDLARNDVGRIAKTGSVKVTDSMSIEKYSHVQHIVSSVEGDLLDNMSNMDVLRATFPAGTLSGAPKIRAMEIIDEMEIVKRGVYGGAVGYLSFSGDMDVAIAIRTGVIRDGMLHSQAGAGVVADSDPTAEWKETEAKARAVLTAADLVQGGLDAPND
- the rpe gene encoding ribulose-phosphate 3-epimerase; protein product: MESQKSSSNSQFVIAPSILSADFACLGKEVQDVLVAGADWIHFDVMDNHYVPNLTIGPLVCEAIRPYANKDGKPAVIDVHLMIEPVDRIVPDFAKAGANLISFHPEASPHVNRTLNLIRDQGCQAGLVLNPATPLDHLDHTLELLDLVLLMSVNPGFGGQSFIPSTLNKIAQVRTRLDRYQAETGRHIRLEVDGGIKVDNIAEVARAGADTFVAGSAIYAQENYAKVIQAMRTELGKSGKA
- the apaG gene encoding Co2+/Mg2+ efflux protein ApaG — translated: MNPHEMSITVKAQYLPEQSDPDNRQFAFAYTVTIRNTGTASIQVIARHWFITDGDNDVQEVRGLGVVGQQPLLRSGEHFEYTSWATLPTPAGTMRGEYFCVTEDAQFFQAPIPEFALVMPRTLH
- a CDS encoding murein transglycosylase A encodes the protein MISKFKLVPLSVFAILIASLIVGCSTPPTRGTGYRSSGSGASPSSYSSSIASFSAVSWQALPGWQEDDLSQAWPAWLKSCDALRKKSTDVNWRSVCAQAANVSSRDTQAIRKYFENNFQAYEIRNSSGSDTGLITGYYEPVMNGSQARTSTYNVPLYGYPNAWRKSKPNPGPSRAELMSSGVLQGSEIAWVQDPVAAAFMQIQGSGKIRLEDGRILRLGYAGTNDQPFKSFAQWLLDRKEITRSEATMQGISQWAKRNPGQVNEMLNANPRFVFFKELPGNVSADLGPNGALGVPLTAERSIAVDLQALPLGAPVFLAATKPLSSQPLQKLVMAQDTGKAIVGGVRADYYWGSGDAAGEMAGRMKQNGRMWLLLPR
- a CDS encoding enoyl-CoA hydratase → MSYKTILTEVDGKVATITLNRPEVLNALNDQLMEELGAALLAFDADDNIGCMIVTGSEKAFAAGADIASMAKYGLKDVYRGDFITRNWEEIKKVRKPVIAAVSGYALGGGCELAMMCDTIMAADNAKFAQPEVKLGIIPGAGGTQRLPRAVSKAKAMDLALTGRMMDAAEAERSGLVARIFPQADLLKEVKAIAKGIADMPLLTAMMVKESINTAYETTLSEGIHFERRLFHACFGTNDQKEGMAAFMEKRPAKFTNS
- a CDS encoding M20 aminoacylase family protein encodes the protein MHLSPEIIDSAEAIQEIRRNIHAHPELRFEENRTADLVAEALSSWGITVYRGMGKTGVVGRLDGDLGPGKMIGLRADMDALPLQEHNNFAHASTNPGKMHACGHDGHTAMLLGAAQYLSNHRDFKGTVIFIFQPAEEGGAGANEMIKDGLFKEFPCDAVFGLHNWPGLAEGHFGVTPGPMMASSNTFEITITGKGGHAALPHNSADPVFTGAQVVLALQSIITRNKRPVDAAVLSITQFHAGETSNVIPDSAFIGGTVRTFTLDVLDLIEQRLREIAHSVAGAFDCQAEITFSRNYPPLINHTNEVEFATEVMSELVGKQNVNASIDPTMGAEDFAFMLLEKPGCYVFLGNGDGDHRSVGHGMGPCHLHNPSYDFNDSLIPIGVSYWVKLAQRFLEKN
- the bioD gene encoding dethiobiotin synthase, which codes for MSKATGFFVAGTDTEVGKTLVSGALILKLREQGINAIGFKPVVAGTYQDGKDKTLNEDLETLRIASNLDSSALSLCPYILDQPAAPHLVAAHQGLKLEMGVILQGFQNIQNQADCVVVEGAGGLIVPLNNQEDLAMFAKAIKLPIILVVGMKLGCINHALLTCEAIKARNLNIAGWVANTLSTEMPLLEENIQTLQARIDAPFLGLIPALPKELQKADNSPYSIEALGFAAKHIQLPNN
- a CDS encoding 8-amino-7-oxononanoate synthase, coding for MTNTYQALKLAQEQIADLESQLLKRKLRATTSPCDTKAIVDGRELKAFCSNDYLGLANHPELIQALAEGAQKYGVGSGASHLISGHSRAHELLENQLASFQKQHIPNARALFFSTGYLANLTAITGLARLARQKSTSIYSAKLNHASLIDGIRLAAAQTQANVALFDHMQLDTLNELLKTDQHPLKIIVTDGVFSMDGDLAPIKGLLKLAEQYDALLLVDDAHGFGILGKQGHGILEQESICSDRIIYIGTLGKAAGVSGAFVCAQDTFIEWLIQKGRPFIYSTATPPAIAHTLSKSLKIIESDEGINRRIHLNKLIGIWQDEMQFSQWSKVPSCTAIQPVILGSNANALLAAKLLDDAGYWIPAIRPPTVPNGSARLRITFSANHSEADVRQLIHTLKAIEQAVIQKGSHE